In Phormidium yuhuli AB48, one genomic interval encodes:
- a CDS encoding IS630 family transposase: MHQQLAAIRRDHPDADVQLWAMDEHRLGLHPIRRRRWVNKWHESPKAQVRIRYEWFWLYGFVHPHSGETYWWLLPRVNIELFNRALADFAQHFDIGPERQVVLVLDQAGWHVSKEVVLPEGLHLAFLPSYSPEMQPAERLWPIVNEAVANRVFETLEDLLDQVERRCVQLLNQRDFISGLTQFHWWEAYQC; the protein is encoded by the coding sequence CAGCAACTCGCGGCAATCCGACGCGACCATCCCGATGCCGACGTTCAGCTATGGGCCATGGACGAACATCGCCTAGGGCTTCATCCCATCAGGCGTCGCCGCTGGGTCAATAAATGGCATGAGTCGCCCAAAGCTCAGGTTCGCATTCGCTATGAGTGGTTTTGGCTCTATGGGTTTGTCCATCCCCACAGCGGCGAGACCTATTGGTGGCTGCTGCCTCGGGTCAATATCGAGCTGTTTAATCGAGCCTTAGCTGATTTTGCCCAGCACTTTGACATTGGACCCGAACGACAAGTCGTGCTGGTTTTAGACCAAGCCGGGTGGCATGTCTCAAAAGAGGTGGTCTTACCCGAAGGCTTACACCTAGCCTTTCTGCCCTCTTACTCCCCCGAGATGCAACCGGCAGAACGACTCTGGCCAATTGTCAACGAAGCCGTAGCCAACCGAGTGTTTGAGACCTTAGAGGACCTACTCGACCAGGTAGAGCGACGCTGTGTCCAACTGCTAAACCAGCGCGATTTCATCTCGGGGTTGACCCAGTTTCACTGGTGGGAGGCATACCAATGCTAA